ACCCAGCTTACGCTTGATGGTCGGGACAACGATGATGCTAAAGAATACGATCACCAGTGCAACGGCATTGAGTAATGCAAAAGGGTATGAATCCATCCCGTGGATGTTAAAGAAAAACAAACTCATGAACTGGATGGTTAGTCCGGCTCCTGATGCAATGATCAACGTGGGAAACATGGCTTTGGCGATCACGCCCCAATCGTATTGGTTAAACCTGAATGTTTTGGGTGTACTTTCTTCCGGTCCATTGTCCCTGTTGATCCGTAATGAAAAGAACAGGCTGAGCAATCCCATCGCGGAGATGATCATGAGGAGCGTACGTTCGGTGAAGAAGTCAGGATCCAGTTTGTGTAACAGGTGGATTAATGAACCGCCAAGGATACCACTAAGACTCCAGGTACTGAAGCTTAGGGCAAATGCTTCTGTATGTATTTCAGGCCTGGTGTTGCGAAGAATATACGGCAATACGCTTACCTGCATCACCGAAAAGAACAGTCCCCATAAGAAGGTGCTGCAATACAAAAGGGCAGACTGGTGACTGTGTACCGCGTATATCAATACCAATGAAATGAGCGGGACTATCAGGGACGAGGCCACGAAGAATGGCTTTAGCCTGTAATGGCGGATCAGAATTCCGATGGGAAGTGCAAAGAGAAGAACACCGAGAAAGCGGTAGGAGAAGAAGTCGGCACTTTCGTAATCCTCATACCCTTCTTTAGACATATAGATAAGCAGGATTGACAGGAAGGACACATTGATCAGCTGTATAAAAAACTGCGCACCGATCACAAAGAGTGTGTTGCGGTCGAGATCGCGGTAGTATTTCAGCAGGTTACGCAAGGTGTTCTTGTTTCCATTCGTTGAGGATGTCGTCCGAAATGTCTTTGTTCATCCACTGGTATCTCCCATCGTTCCTGAACCAGGTCCATTGTCGTTTGGCGTATCTCCGGCTGTTTTGTTTGATCAGGTTCACCGCTTTTTCCATGGAGATATTGCCATCGAAATAACTGAACAGTTCCTGGTAGCCTATGGTATGCAGGGCGGGGAGATCGCGGAATGGGTAAAGTTTCCGTGCTTCTTCTTCCAGGCCGGACGCCATCATCATATCAACCCGCTCGTTGATTTTCTCATACAACACTTCCCTGTCTGCATCCAATGCCAGCCAGGTAATGCTAAAAGGTCTCGCAATGGCATCTTTTTTTCTGAAAGAAGAATAGGGCTTACCGGTGGCACGGTAAATCTCAAGTGCCCTGATCACCCTTCTCGGATTTTCTATATCTGCCTGCGTGTAAAACACCGGGTCCGATCGTTTCAATTCCTCTTTTAATTTTTCGATGCCTTCTGTTTCGAGTGTATTGTTCAGGTCGGTTCTGATGTTTGCCGGGACATCCGGCATTTCGTCAAGGCCTTCGCACACGGCGTTGATGTAAAGACCTGTGCCGCCTACCAGAATGGCAACGGCATTTTTCCGGTGAATGGCACCGATTGCTTCAAGTGCCTGTTGTTCGAAGTCGGCGGTGTCAAACGGATCATGAATGGAAACCGAGCCGGAAAGGTAACATGGTATGCCTTGCAGTGAGTCAACATCAGGCCGGTCTGTCCCGATTTTCATTTCACGGTATACCTGCCTGGAATCTGCGGAGATCAGTTCACCGCCAAGTGCCTTTGCCCAATGGACCGCTGTTGCCGTTTTACCGGAAGCTGTTGGTCCGCCAATCACAATCAGGTGTTTCGAATTTCCGGTCATTCCCAACCAATATCTACTATCTACTATCTACCGTCTACTGTCTACTAACCTTCAACCCCATATCCTTTCCGACCTTCAGCATATATTCGTATGCGCTGTCGTAATCGTTGTGGATCTCGCCTTCGAGGATGGCTTCGCGAATGGCATTTTTGATATCCCCTACGGCACGGCCGGGTGTAAGGTTAAAGGTTTTAATAATCTGTTCGCCATCGATAGGTGGTTGCCAGTTTCGCAACCGGTCACTTTCCTCCACCTCCTTCAGTTTTTCGCGAACCAGCAGGAAATTGTCTTTGTACCGTTTGACTTTTTGTTTGTTTTTGGAGGTGATATCTGCATCACACAACGTCATCAGGTCATCAATATCATCGCCTGCTTCGAAAAGCAGACGGCGTACAGCAGAATCGGTCACATCACCATCAACAAGAGCGATGGGGCGGAGGTGCAGGCGAACAAGTTTCTGAACATATTTCATCTTCTCGTTCAGCGGCAGTTTTAATTTTCTGAAGATGCCTGGAACCATTCGTCCGCCTTTATCTTCATGCCCATGGAAGGTCCATCCGCGACCCGCTTCAAAACGTTGGGTGGCGGGTTTGGCGATGTCGTGGAGAATGGCGGCCCATCGGAGCCACAGGTTGTCGCTATGTTCGGCGACGTTGTCCAGCACCTGAAGGGTATGATAAAAATTATCCTTGTGACTCAGGTTGTTTACGGTTTTCACACCTTGCAATGCTACGAGTTCCGGAAATATGATATGAAGCAAACCGGTGTCGAAAAGCAGTGACAGTCCTACCGAAGGCTTGGGTGCAAGAATAATCTTATTCAGTTCATCTGCAATCCGCTCACCGGAGACGATACCGATTCGTTCGCGTTGGTCATGAATCGCCTTTAATGAATTTTCTTCAATGGAAAATCCGAGCTGCGTGGCAAACCGTATGGCGCGCATCATACGAAGCGGGTCATCTGAATAGGTAGATTCAGGGGCCAACGGTGTCCGGATAATGCCTTCCTCCATGTCGCCGATACCGTTGAACGGATCGATCAGTTCACCGAAGCGATCAGGACTGAGGTGTATGGCCAGGGCGTTGATGGTAAAGTCACGTCTCTTTTGATCATCTTCCAGACTACCATCCTCTACAATCGGTTTTCTCGACTGGCTCCGGTATGACTCTTTCCGGGCACCCACAAACTCCACCTCAATATCGCCATAGTTGATCATCGCCGTGCCGAAGTTCTTGAACACGCTAACGAGGGAACTGGTCCCGTCTCTTCGGGAAACTTCTTTGGCGAGTTCTATGCCATTACCGACCACCACAATATCGATGTCTTTTGAAGGGCGTCCAAGGATCAGATCCCGCACAAATCCGCCAATGACATAAGCTTCCTGACCAGTTTCCTCCACGATTGAGGAAACGGTTTTAAAAACCGGATGGGTTAATTTATGTGACAATTGACTCAGCACGTATTCAGGGCCGGATCAGGGTTTGATTTCCTTGCCTGTCCAGCTTGATAATGGTTGAAGGCTTGGGGTTGCTAATTTCGGTGGGCAAATTTACCACATAATCAACGCCGTTCAAAATGTCAGGCGAGACTTCATCGAACGTCACAGGGTAAGGTTGTCCACTGATATTGGCCGATGTGGATACGATTGGTTTTCCGAAAGACGCGATCAACTGTTCACAAAAGGCATGCCTGGCAATACGAATGGCTACCGAGCCGTCCTCCGCCAGAACATTGGCAGCCAGGCCCGAGGCATCCGGGTAGATGAGCGTCAGCGGTTTGTTGGCGGCTTCGATCAGCTCCAGTGCGCCGGGAGGAATATGGGTCAGGTATTGTGAAAGTCTTTGGACATGATCTATCAGGATGATGAGGCTTTTGCTGTCTTCCCTGTTTTTGAGTGCATATATTTTTCTGACGGCATCTTCGTTGGTTGCATCACACCCCAGTCCCCATATGGTATCTGTCGGGTACAGGATGGTGCCGCCTGTTTTAAGCGTGCGCACGGTCTCTTCTATCATGGCAAACGGCTTGGTGTTCATAAGTTCAAAGATAGGGTGATCAAACTGCAACCCGGCTTGTTTCGATCTCCAGCGCACAGCGAAAGTGCTTTTGCGGGCAGGAAGACAGGCCATGCAGGCCACATGGTTTGCAAGATGGTGCCGGGTTTGCCTGAGAGATCGTGCTGTCGGAGCTTCGTGGTCCGAAACCGAAATCAGGGGTGGTGGAGCAAAAGAAAGCTGTGACCGGGGCGTTCATGGCGGTGGCCATGTGCAGAGGTGCACTGTCATTCACATAATTCATACGGGCCTGTTTCATCAGTGCGGCAGATTCCAGGAAGTTTAATTTCCCTGCCACATTGATGATCTTGGATCCGGTGGCCTTGGTGACGAGCATCTCACACAGGTCGTAATCGGACTTACCGCCCAGGAGATAGATGGTGAGGTCCGCAGAAATATTCCGGATCAGCTCCAGCCACTTTTCAGCAGGTAACTGTTTCGTGAACCAGACTGACGCTGGTGCCATACATACATAAGGACCATGGAGGTAGGGTTGGATGGAACGTTCGTCATCAGCAGTAGGGTAAAGCCTAGGAGGAACAGGTTGATCCCCGGCAACATCCGCAATAAGACGATGGTTCCGGTCTACCTCGTGAACCCCTTGTGAAATCTCATGCTCAGCTGTGCCGGAGAAGGTGAATGCCAGGGGATTCTTTTTGAATCCCCATTTCTCATTGGCCCTGGAGCGCCATGTCATCCATCCGGTAGAAAAAAACCGTTGCAGGTTGATGACCCTATCATATTCTGTTTTTCTGATCTCACGGATCGTACGCAACAGATTGGGTAATTTATTTTCTCTCTTTTCCCATGTAATGACGCGGCGAATAAAGGGGTGATTTGCCAACAGTCCCTCGTTGCCCTTTCTGACTACCATATCAATGGAAGCCTCCGGATTGGTTTTGTGAATACTCTCGGCCACCGAAGTTGCCAGGATCACATCTCCGATAAAGGCTGTTTGTATGATAAGGTAGGCTGCCATTTAACGGGGTTAAACAGCCACATCGTATTCCCGTAAAGCCGAGTTCAAAGAGGTCTTCTTGTCTGTGGATTCCTTTCGTTGTCCTATGATCAGGGCACATGATACCTGGTAGTTACCTGCTGGAAAAGTCTTGGTATATGAACCCGGGATCACCACCGAACGGGCGGGGACGATACCTTTGTATTCTTTTGGCTCATTACCGGTCACATCAATGATTTTGGTAGATGAAGTGAGTACGACATTGGCGCCCAGTACGGCTTCTTTTTCAACACGTACCCCCTCTACAACAATACACCGTGATCCGATAAAGGCATTATCTTCAATGATCACGGGTGCCGCCTGAACAGGCTCAAGCACACCGCCGATGCCCACACCTCCGCTGAGGTGAACATTCTTTCCGATCTGTGCACAGGATCCTACGGTAGCCCATGTATCTACCATCGACCCTTCGTCAACATAAGCGCCGATGTTCACGTACGAAGGCATCATGATCACGCCACGTGAAATGTATGCACCATACCTGGAAACGGCATGTGGTACCACGCGTACGCCTAATTCTTTATAACCTGTTTTAAGTTCCAGCTTGTCATGAAATTCCAACGGGCCGGCATGCATGGTTTTATTCTCCCTGATGGGGAAGTAGAGGATCACCGCTTTCTTTACCCACTCATTTACCTTCCAACCGTCGGTATGAGGCTCAGCCACCCGTATGGTGCCTTTGTCCAGTCCTTCGATCACCTCGGCGATGGTCTGCCGGGTTTGTTCTTCTTTCAATAGCTCCCGGTTTTCCCAGGCGGCTTCAATGGTTGTTTGTAATGCTTGCAATGTGATGTTTTTTATGTGAGCGACAAAAATAGTCAATTCGGGCGGACGGTTCCTGGTGTGCATGAATAGATACTTTATTTCAGGTATTTATAATAGATAGCGCGTTCAGGGAAGTCAGACGTTCATGGGGAATTGATCCAGCGTTTTTTTGATGGTATTTTGGTAGAGGCAAGTATTATGTTTACATTTGTTGGGTAAAAACGTCATTAAGTGCAATAAACGATAATAGTGATGGATAAAACAAGCAATGAGTGGCATGTGCTTAATGACATGGCATTATTAAAAATACTTGGAGTCTTTGTTAAACATCACCGGTTGGAACAGAATAAAACCCAGGATCAACTGGCGAAGGAAGCTGGCATCAATCGTTCTACACTAAGTGAATTTGAACAGGGAAAGCGGTCCAACACCCTTACCTTGATTCAACTGCTCAGGTCACTCGGTCAACTTCATGTATTGGAAAGCTTCAAAATCAGCCCTCAGGTAAGTCCCATACAATTGGCCAGATTGGAACAAAATAAGCGCAAAAGGGCATCCGGAAAAAAGGGTAAGGATGATGACGAACATTTATACGACTGGTAATGATTACCACTGCTTTTGTTAACATATGGAATCATCAGGCGGGAGCTATTGCCTGGGATTCCGCTACCCAAACCGCATCGTTTGAGTATACCCAGTCATTTGTAAAAAAAGGCCTGGATCTGGCACCTGTTAAAATGCCCATCCGTAATGCAGTGAACAGGGTTTTTTCCTTTCCGGAGTTACGTAATTCAAATACATTTCGGGGTTTGCCCGGACTGTTGGCTGATATGTTACCGGACAAATATGGAAATGCCCTGATCAACACCTGGCTTGCGCGTCACGGACGCCCCATGGATAGTATGAATCCGGTTGAACTCCTATGCTTTATTGGCAACAGGAGCATGGGTGCACTTGAGATAGAGCCAGCCATACCTGAGACATCATCACAATCCACCGAACTCGAACTGGAGGGGCTCATCGAAATGGCACAAAAGATTCTGGACGAACGTACGAATTTTGCAACCAAGCTTTCGGAAGCTGAGGAGAAATCCCTGCTGGATATACTGAAGATCGGAACCTCCGCCGGTGGAGCCAGGGCTAAGGCTCTGATTGCGTATAATCAAAAAACAGGTGAAGTCAGAAGTGGACAGGCCAAGGCACCCGAAGGGTTCTCTCAATGGCTTATCAAATTTGATGGAGTGACGGACACTCAGTTTAATGCATCCAGTGGCTATGGCCGTGTAGAAATGGCCTATCATAATATGGCCGTAGATGCCGGCATAGAAATGACCGAATGTCGCCTGATGGAAGAGAATGGGCGTGCACATTTTATGACACGCCGTTTTGATCGCCTGGACCATGACGAGAAATTGCATGTACAAAGTTTTTGTGCCTTGCAGCATTTTGATTTTAATAATGTACTCTACTATAGTTATGAACAATTATTTCAAACCATGAGGGAGCTTCGCTTATCCTACATTCAAGCGGAACAGCTATATCGTAGAATGGTATTCAATGTCATGGGAAAGAATTGCGATGACCATACCAAGAACTTCGGATTTTTGATGAATCAGGAAGGGCAATGGCGCTTGTCACCGGCCTACGATATTTGCCATGCATACCGCCCTGGAAGTGATTGGGTACAACAACATGCATTAAGCATTAACGGAAAAAGAAAAGATATTACAAAAAAGGATTTATTGGAAGTGGCATACCCGATAAATGTGAAAAATCCGACAGCCATCATTTCCGAGATAGCAGAGGTTGTCTCCGGCTGGGAGCGTTACTCCGGGGATGTAGGGGTAGAGAAGAAGTTAATCAAGGCCATAGGTAAAACATTGACCATATTAAAGTAAATATCCGGAATTAGCCTGCACATTGTGTTCCCGGTACACTTACCCTGGAATCGACGGGGAGACCGTACCCATCGGTATCTTATAAGAAATACGCCGTTATATACATATCGGATGTACCCGTGCCAGGAACCACACATCATTTACCAAACTCAAAAGCCATGCTAAAACCAATGTACCTTACGCTCATGATGGCGCTTTTTGCCGGCGGATGTATAACTTCATCTGTCAATTATGATGGCAAACCGGAAGATTCTTATCACAACTACCTGAATGATGAAGATGATCTGCCCCGCAAGTTGATCTATCAGGCGTTCATTGGCCTGGTGGTGCAACACCCGGATACCACCAACCAACGTCTGGTGGTCATCGCAAGGGAAAATGGGGGGTATATCCTGAACCTTGGAAATAAAAAGTCTGTGATCCGGGTACAAACTGAAAAGCTTCAGGAAGCATTAACCGCATTGACCCGATTAGGTAAAGTAAAGTACAGGAATGTCACAGGAGAGGATGTGACCGACCAGTTCACAGATTATAAAATTCGGTTGGACAATGCTTACAAGACAAGAAAGCGTTATCTTGAACTCCTGGAAATGGCCCGTACGGTTGAGGAGACTTTGAGGGTGGAGAAGGAACTGGAACGACTGAACATGGAGATCGATACGTTGGAAGGAAAGTTAAATAAGCTTGAGCATTTGTCAAGCTACTCCACGATCACGGTAAACATGACGGAAAAAGCAAAGCTGGGAATTCTGGGTTATGTTGGAGCCGGACTGTTTAAAGCCGTGAAGTGGCTGATCGTTAGAAATTAAACAAAAACATACCAGTATAGCACCGCACAAGTCATGACAATTGATTCTCTTTTTTATGAAACGAATTGTTAAAGCCCGCATCTTATGGGTGATGGTGTGGGTGTCTGTAACGGCTGCAGGGCAAGCATGGGCATTTAACCTGGAGATAGAATGTAAGCCGTTTGACCAGGATTATATGAATGAGTGGATTCATTTCACCATAACAGATTCCGTAACCGGTGTGGTGGTGTATGATACACTTCATATATTTCATTCCACCCAGCCTTTTCATGATGTTGTTCAGCTTGATACCGGAATATACAAGGGTGATGTGGTGAGCATTGGCGCCAATGTGTATATGCCGGTGCTAAAAGTGTCAGATGTGGTGATTCCCTGGGGTTATCCTGACTATGAATATTTCCTTATCAAACTTCCGTTTCTTGGGGATGGAATTGATGACCTGGATTGGTTCGCGTTCAATGCCTATCCAAATCCAGCCAACGATTTTGTAGAGATCAGTCTGGATAAGGTATATGAGTCCATTGAAGTATCGATATTTGCATCAGATGGCCGGAAGGTAGGTGAAACGGTGATGAAGTATAATGATCATGTACGTATCGCCTTGACGGATCTGACACCGGATGTTTATATAGTGAATGTGAATGTGGGTCATATGGCAACTGCCATTCGCCTCTTACATCAATAGCGAAGTTAAATGTAGAATCCGGACCAGAATGAACCTGATCTATCAGAAGGAAGAAAACTTGAACGCGGATGAGTTCCAATCTGTCCTCATACGTTCCACCCTGGGTGCTCGTCGCCCTGTTGATGACATCGAACGACTTGGTGCGATGGTGCAAAATGCCAATCTGGTCATCACGGCCCGGGACGGTGATCTGCTGGTAGGAGTCGCCCGTGGACTGACAGACTTTTGTTATTGCACATACCTCTCCGATCTGGCCGTTGATGAACAGTATCAGAACCGGGGCATCGGAAAGCAATTGATCCGTGAGGTCATGAAGGTTGCACCGCAGGCCAAGCTCATTCTTTTGTCCGCACCTGCCGCAGTGGACTATTACCCGAAGCTGGGGATGGAAAGGCATCCACACTGCTTTACGCTGGATCATAAGATTTGATCTCTACTTCGGGTGGAGATTCGCAAACTGCACCTCATTAAGAATTCTGTTATCTTTATATTGTTGATGTGCCTTTTGCAAAAAAAGCCCGCATATAAATTCCGGTAAAGCTGAATATCATATCCTGTCGCCATGAGAAATTTCCTGATATTTTTCCTCCTCGCCGCAACGATAAACACGGCGAATGGCCAAACCAAACATGATGAGGCTGTCCAGCTTGGAAGACAGGCCATAGAGCTCATGGAGTCCGGTCAGATTGATGCGTCCGTTGAATTGCTTGAAAAAGCCCAAAAGCTTGACCCGGATAATATTTCCTTCCCTTATGAGATAGGATACGCCTATTACCTGGGGAAGAACTATGGAAAGGCTGCAAAGGTTCTGAAAGGATTGTTGGATCATCCGAAGGTCATGGATCGTGTGTATCAGATGTTGGGCAATGCCTATGACATGGACGGAAAGAAGGACAAAGCCATCAGTGCTTACGAAGCGGGCATCAATAAATTTCCGAATTCCGGAATGTTGTATCTCGAGCGGGGCATCATGGAATTGATGGCAAAGGATTATGCAAAAGCATTGTGGTATTTTGAGAAGGGCATTGAAGCGGATCCGGAATTCTCTTCCAATTATTACAGGGCAGCCCAGATATACCTTATTTCCACTGATGAATTCTGGGGGTTGATATACGGTGAGATTTTTATCAACATGGAGGGAAACACGCCAAGGGCGGCTGAGATCAGCAAGTCGATGTTTGACGTATACAAAAGTGAGATCACCTTTTCCGGAGATACTTCTGCGCAGGTAAGCCTGAGCAGTTCTGAGATTAACATGACTGCGGAAGATCTGGGTCAGGAATTGAAGCTGCCCTATGGTCTGATGGTCTATGAGATGGTCATGACCGTTTCATTATTAAGTGAAAAGGAAATCAATCTGGCGTCCCTGCATCGGATCCGGTCCCGTTTTGTGGAGAATTATTTTAGCATGGAACACGATAAGAAATACCCCAACATCCTTTTTGATCTGCAAAAGGAAGTATTGGATGCGGGCCACATGGAGGCATACAATTATTGGATTCTGAGAAGGGGAGACGAAGAAGAGTTCAAAGCATGGAAAGAGAAGAACGAAGAAAAGTGGGATGCATTCCATAACTGGTTCCGGGAACATTCGCTGATGATGAGTATTGATCACAGGTTTTATCGGGGACAGTATGGGGAGTAGGGGGCTGTAGCCAGTAGGCTGTAGCCAGTAGGCAGTAGGCAGTAGGCAGTAGGCAGGGTGGGAAGAGTATAACAGTCGTTGGGGATTGGACAGTAGAAAGTGGATGCTAGATAATAGACATTAGAAATTAGACAAGGGATCGAATATATAGTATGGGCCTATAGCCTATCTTTACATTCCTAAACCACCACACATCAAATCACCACATTTTCAAATTGTCACATTTTCAAATCATCTAAATTTCACATCACCACACCAGCCTGCCACGCAATGACCCAGGCTTCGGCTGGCAGGTCACCAAATTATCAAATTACTACATTTTCACATCACCAAATCATCACATCACCAAATCATGTCACGAATCATTGCCATAGATTACGGAACAAAACGCACCGGTCTCGCCGTGACAGACCCGATGAAGATGATCGCCAATCCACTGGACACAATTCCTTCGGCACAGCTGGTTGCTTACCTGAAGAAATACATGGAGACAGAAGAGATTGAGCGTTTTGTGATAGGAATGCCCAAACGTCTCGACGGAAGCGATACACACGGTACACAGGCGGTTGCCCAATGTGTCAATCTCCTCCAGAAGTCATTCCCGGATATTCCAAGATCTCTGGTTGATGAGCGGTTTACCTCCAAGATGGCCACCGCTTCCATTCTTGCAGCCGGCGCGAAAAAATCGGTTCGCCAGGATAAGTCGCTCGTGGATAAGGTAAGCGCCGTTATTATTCTCCAATCTTTTCTTGAGAGTTTGAGTGGTTAATGGTTTAAGGTTTAAAGTTTAAGGTTACGGAACCTGCAACTTTAAACCTTAAACTTTTAACCAAGCTGTTCCTTTTTTCTCGCCCGGGTATTATGAGTGTTGAATGAGGCCGGAAGACATCCGGCTTAAGTTGAACGCTAATACCTGTTGTTATGGCTGAGAAGAAATTATCCCCGAGACAAAAGATGATCGGCATGATGTACCTCGTGCTGACTTGTCTGCTCGCACTGAACGTGGCGAAGGAAGTGTTGGATGCCTTTATGCTTGTTGACCATAGTCTGACAAGGACCACCGACAATTTTATGATCAAGAATGAGTCGGTTTATGCTGCACTGGATCAGCAGGCGGCGCGGTTGGAAAGGGCAAAACCATTTCGTGAAAAGGCATACCAGGTGAAGAAACAGGCCGATGAGATCTACAACTACATCGGGTCACTCAAGGAAAGTATTGTTGCAAAGGCAGACGGCCCCGGATATTCAATGAACAATATCCAGTCAAAGGATAACCTGGATGTACCTTCTGAGATCATGATCTTTGAGAAGAAAGGTGCTGAGCTAAAAGAAAAACTGGGCGACTACCGGAGTTTCCTGTCTTCCCTTGTAGCCCCGCAAAACGAAGCATTGCTGAAAGCGCTGGACAACAACCTTTCTACACCGGACCCCGAGCCACATCCCGACAAAGGCAGTCAATCCTGGGAGCAACATCATTTCGAAGATCTCCCGCTGGTGGCGGTGATCACTATGCTGTCAAAAATCCAGAATGATGTACGCAACGCCGAGTTTGATGTGATCAATGACCTGAAGTCCAATGTGGATGGGGAAACCATTCCTTTCAATAAAGTTGCCGGAACGGTGATCGCCCCTACCAATTATGTGTTGCGTGGTGATTCATTCCGGGCCGACGTTTTTCTGGCAGCCTTTGACACCACCCAGGCACCTGTCATATTCGTAGGTGAGTATGATACGATCTCGCCGGGTGAATATAAGCTCAAACCCGGTTACGATTCTATTCCGGTAAAGGCCGGCATGGGCAGATACATGGTTCCCGCGATAACAGAGGGCTTGCATCAATGGGGTGGACTTATTCAATTACAGACGCGTGAAGGTAAACGTCGCTTTCCATTTCAAAGCAGTTATCAGGTGGCGGTGCCAAGTGCCGTGGTGTCTGCGGAAAAGATGAATGTATTGTATGTGGACCTGGAGAATCCGGTATCTATCTCTGTTCCCGGAATTCCTGCGGATCGCATTCATCCGCGAATTTCTACAGGAACATTGCTGAGGGTTGGTGAAGGCAAGTATCATGCGAAAGTGGGGGGAGGGACCCAGGCAGTTATTACCGTCATGGCGGAAGTGGGCAACGGAGAATTGAAGAATATGGGAAGTATGAATTTTCGCATCAAGACGATCCCAAGCCCGATAGCAATGGTAGATGATATCAACACAGGAAAGATTAAAAAGAATCGGTTGATGGCTTATCCGGGCGTTGTTGCGAAGATGGATGGGTTTGTATATGAAGGTGTGAGATGGGATGTGACAGATTACACCATGTATATTCTGGGCAGAGATGTGCCGCCTATTGAGGTGCATGGTGGCTATAAGTTCTCAGGACTTATGAAACAGGCATTCCGGCAATTGAACAGAGGCGACAAGATCCTGATAGAAGGAATTAAAGCGGTTGGGCCGGGAGGTAAAAGAAGGCAGCTGTCTTCCGTTACGCTTGAGATTACCCTGTAATTCCCCCTTGCATTGGATTAGGATCAGGCCAAGGGGGGCCGGCCGGAGGCGTATTTTCCCGAATCGCGCTTCCGGCCACTTTTTTTTACAAAGATGACACCCCTACGGGGCTGAATGGTATAACGCGTCACCGTTCTACGAAGATGATACCCCTATGGGGCTAAATGGTATAACGAATCACGGTTCTACGAAGATGTCACCCCTACGGGGCTGAATGGTATAACGCGTCACCGTTCTACGAAGATGACACCCCTATGGGGCTGAATGGTGTAACGCATCACGGTTTTACGAAGATGTCACCCCTACGGGGCTGAATGGTATAACACATGACGGTTCTACGAAGATGACACCCCTATGGGGCTGAATGGTATAACACATCACGGTTCTACAAAGATGACACCCCTATGGGGCTGAATGGTGTAACGCATCACGGTTCTACGAAGATATCACCCCTACGGGGCTTTGGTAGGCATACCGTTACCTCGTAAGCCCCTTCATTCTTCATTTTTAATTCTTAATTAAACTACCTTTTCCCCATATGCCGGATCACCATATTATCGACCAACACGTATTCACCGCCGTAGTATTGGTGCATGATCAGCAGTTTGTTCATGATGGGATCGTGGGGCACTTCAAAGGTAAGTCGCATCATGATCCAGTCTTTGGAAAGAAATGCCAGTTGACGGGTGTCGCGGCTGCTCAGACTGTCTGCTGCCAGATGAACCGAGCTTACTACGAGTGTTCCGGGGTACCCACCC
The sequence above is a segment of the Flavobacteriales bacterium genome. Coding sequences within it:
- a CDS encoding 2,3,4,5-tetrahydropyridine-2,6-dicarboxylate N-succinyltransferase, whose amino-acid sequence is MQALQTTIEAAWENRELLKEEQTRQTIAEVIEGLDKGTIRVAEPHTDGWKVNEWVKKAVILYFPIRENKTMHAGPLEFHDKLELKTGYKELGVRVVPHAVSRYGAYISRGVIMMPSYVNIGAYVDEGSMVDTWATVGSCAQIGKNVHLSGGVGIGGVLEPVQAAPVIIEDNAFIGSRCIVVEGVRVEKEAVLGANVVLTSSTKIIDVTGNEPKEYKGIVPARSVVIPGSYTKTFPAGNYQVSCALIIGQRKESTDKKTSLNSALREYDVAV
- a CDS encoding helix-turn-helix transcriptional regulator, producing the protein MDKTSNEWHVLNDMALLKILGVFVKHHRLEQNKTQDQLAKEAGINRSTLSEFEQGKRSNTLTLIQLLRSLGQLHVLESFKISPQVSPIQLARLEQNKRKRASGKKGKDDDEHLYDW
- a CDS encoding type II toxin-antitoxin system HipA family toxin; this encodes MITTAFVNIWNHQAGAIAWDSATQTASFEYTQSFVKKGLDLAPVKMPIRNAVNRVFSFPELRNSNTFRGLPGLLADMLPDKYGNALINTWLARHGRPMDSMNPVELLCFIGNRSMGALEIEPAIPETSSQSTELELEGLIEMAQKILDERTNFATKLSEAEEKSLLDILKIGTSAGGARAKALIAYNQKTGEVRSGQAKAPEGFSQWLIKFDGVTDTQFNASSGYGRVEMAYHNMAVDAGIEMTECRLMEENGRAHFMTRRFDRLDHDEKLHVQSFCALQHFDFNNVLYYSYEQLFQTMRELRLSYIQAEQLYRRMVFNVMGKNCDDHTKNFGFLMNQEGQWRLSPAYDICHAYRPGSDWVQQHALSINGKRKDITKKDLLEVAYPINVKNPTAIISEIAEVVSGWERYSGDVGVEKKLIKAIGKTLTILK
- a CDS encoding DUF4349 domain-containing protein; its protein translation is MLKPMYLTLMMALFAGGCITSSVNYDGKPEDSYHNYLNDEDDLPRKLIYQAFIGLVVQHPDTTNQRLVVIARENGGYILNLGNKKSVIRVQTEKLQEALTALTRLGKVKYRNVTGEDVTDQFTDYKIRLDNAYKTRKRYLELLEMARTVEETLRVEKELERLNMEIDTLEGKLNKLEHLSSYSTITVNMTEKAKLGILGYVGAGLFKAVKWLIVRN
- a CDS encoding T9SS type A sorting domain-containing protein; translated protein: MKRIVKARILWVMVWVSVTAAGQAWAFNLEIECKPFDQDYMNEWIHFTITDSVTGVVVYDTLHIFHSTQPFHDVVQLDTGIYKGDVVSIGANVYMPVLKVSDVVIPWGYPDYEYFLIKLPFLGDGIDDLDWFAFNAYPNPANDFVEISLDKVYESIEVSIFASDGRKVGETVMKYNDHVRIALTDLTPDVYIVNVNVGHMATAIRLLHQ
- a CDS encoding GNAT family N-acetyltransferase, with the translated sequence MNLIYQKEENLNADEFQSVLIRSTLGARRPVDDIERLGAMVQNANLVITARDGDLLVGVARGLTDFCYCTYLSDLAVDEQYQNRGIGKQLIREVMKVAPQAKLILLSAPAAVDYYPKLGMERHPHCFTLDHKI
- a CDS encoding tetratricopeptide repeat protein, with protein sequence MRNFLIFFLLAATINTANGQTKHDEAVQLGRQAIELMESGQIDASVELLEKAQKLDPDNISFPYEIGYAYYLGKNYGKAAKVLKGLLDHPKVMDRVYQMLGNAYDMDGKKDKAISAYEAGINKFPNSGMLYLERGIMELMAKDYAKALWYFEKGIEADPEFSSNYYRAAQIYLISTDEFWGLIYGEIFINMEGNTPRAAEISKSMFDVYKSEITFSGDTSAQVSLSSSEINMTAEDLGQELKLPYGLMVYEMVMTVSLLSEKEINLASLHRIRSRFVENYFSMEHDKKYPNILFDLQKEVLDAGHMEAYNYWILRRGDEEEFKAWKEKNEEKWDAFHNWFREHSLMMSIDHRFYRGQYGE